In the Gavia stellata isolate bGavSte3 chromosome 17, bGavSte3.hap2, whole genome shotgun sequence genome, GCTAggaggctgtgggcaggggcaaGGTGCAAGAGGATATGGTCCACCTTGGTGGGCAGCAAAGAGGGACCATGCAAGGGCAAAGCCTTTTCCCTGCCGCGCCACAGCCGCGAGCATCCCCACCTCCTGTGCACGGAAGTTGTACTCAAGGGAGTACTGCAGCTTTCCTCGCCCTGTCTGCTCCGTGCCCTCCTCCAGGTCCTCCATCTCGGGCTGGACCTGCAGCAGAGAACAGCACTGCCCTCAGGACATGCTTAGCCACGTCCCCGGCCACCACCCTCAGGACCGGGCAGCAGACCtccagggaggagggaggtgggggagaggggaaagcaggaCGCACAAGGCAGGCCGTGCTGGAGCCACTGATGGCATGCAAGCtgactctttctttcttcttgggCTTCTTcttgccacagcagcacctgaTGATgcagatgaggaagaggaggaggacaacaGCCACTGCGACAGCCACAGCAATGAGTGCCCATTTAGGTACTATGCGATGTTCAGGGAGTGGAGATGGACAGAAGAgttaaaaccaagcaaaaaacaTGTACAGTGCATTTAAACCCCTTCCTAGTGCTTCAGCCTTAAGGAGTTGTACTTTCAAAATCGCTCCTATAACCCTGGATAGGCCCcatgcagggatgctgcagccgGAGACCATGCCCCAAACAGGCAGCAAGGATGCCCTGCACTCCCAGGGCGGCACGGTACCACTCTGCAGCATCCCCACCCCAGCGGATCCTGCTGGAAAAAGGGAtttggagggaggaagaagtggAGATGAAGCCTCAGAGACTGGGAGCCCCCCTGGATAATGCTGTGCAAGAGAACGGGGCAAGCACCACCATACTCACATGGGATCCAGCTAAGCCAGCTACCCAGGAAGCCCGGCTGAGCCGTGGTGGCGAtggctgcagcactgccagcaaGCGGGGAGGCTGTCACCCTGCCTTTCCTGGCTGCCACTGCCATGTCTAAGCTGAGGTGACCTGGGGACACAAGCAAAATTAACAGGGTGGGGATTTCCTCTCCAGTAGTGCATGTGCTGCCGGTGGCCCCGGGCTCTAATGAGAGCAAACACAATTAAAAGAACACAATTAGAGCCCAGCATAAGGGTTTAGGGCTTGGCCACTTCGGCAATGAGGTGTGAAATGGAGCTGGAGGGAGCcacaggcagggagggctgtgCACCAGCCAGCCCCTTACCTACAAGCTTTTCATTTATACCATTGCAAGCCTGCCTTTGgaaaggggagggagcaggTGGGATGGATTAGGGAGTTTTCCCTTATTTTTGAGAATAGGAATCACCTGGCTGTAGGGGAAATAAACCAAGAGTGGTTTTGTGCTGGCTCCTCCCTGGCCAGGCAGCTGAGCTTGCCAAGGGTGTGCTCAGCCCCAGGCAAGCCCCACCATTAGCTAACTCCTTTTTTTGgctatttttccccctctcgAAGTGCTGAGGAGCAAGAAGGTTTGCTCCTGGGCTTGCAGCCGGACTGGTGCCCGTGTTGCAGGTGGCGGTGGTGCCGGTGGGCTGCAGTCACACCGGCTCAGAAACTGCATAAGCCCGACCCGTGCACACGACAACACTGACGCGGCTTAAGGGAAGGCTTCAAATTTAAAGCAGAATGTTTTTTCACTACTGCTCTCCCTATAGCAAGGCTCTTATTCTAGCGTGAACACTTCCTCGTAGCCAAAACTTCCTTCTTGCCTCCTTTCGGGTGAGGAGCAGCAGTGGGAGAGGTGCGCCAGGAGCCAGGCTGTGTGGCGAGCAGGTCTGTAGCCATCAcggtgctggcagcagccggCCCCAGTGCCGTGACCAAGGCTGGCAGGTATGTGCCTGTTTGCCTTGgctgccccagctgcctgccccgcATCTGAGCAGGTCCCTGCTCAAGCAGCCAACACCGCCTCGCTCTGCCTGCACTCTGCCTGCATTCTGCCCACCCCGCAGGGCCATGGCTCCTTGCACGGGGATCCTCCTGGGGTGAAACCACCTCTGTGCTTCCCTCTGCTGAGTCTGCAAAGCCAGCGGGAGCCTTTAATTTTTCCAACAGTGGGCTTTGCTGCGTGTGGGCATAGGGCTGGAGGGACATGGGAATTGCTGTCATCCCTGCAGCATCATCGCTGGGGCAATGAGGTGCAGGTTAAGTGACTTGCCCAGGGCCACCTGGGACGTCTGTGCCATTAGACACCCGAGCTCCGCTCATAGCCTCACCACCAGCAGTTTTAATGACCAATTTCTCCTGTTCCTACACGTGGAACTCGGTGGCCAGTGACATGCCTATGATATTTAGGAGGCACCAGGCTGCGGCTTCAGGCTGTGGCGGTGGGTGGACGCGACAGTATAGGCAAGCAGGCACCCACCCAGCACAGAACTAGGTGTCTCAGCATTTTTTCCCTGCCAGGCCCCCATGGACTGTGTCACGTTACTCTGACTTTGACcctggtttaaaaagaaagctcatCTCAGCCCTGTGGGGTGACCTGAACCTCTGGTTTGGGGTTGATGGGGACAGCCCTGTTGCAGTCTGGGAGAGGCAgtgcagcctccctgcagggaACATCGAGCATCCTGCTCCTGGaaaaggggctgggggagccctgcTTCTCACTCCCACCCTGTGCTGACCAGGGTCCCGAAACCAGACTTACCGACAGGTCTGTTTCCCAGCCTCAGTGTCCCCTCCCCACTCCACAGGGTCCAGGCCCAGCTGCCGCGTACGGCAGGGGCATGCTGCAGGGTGAGACGGGACCCCGCTGGGTGCGGAGCCAGGGGTGTAGCAGGAACAGTGGCTGCACGGCACGGCCGAAACAGGAAAGTCTGCTTTGCCGACCCAGGAACCGGCTGGCCCCAGCAGCTCCGTCGGCCCCACCTCACTGCTGACCCAAGCGGCGATCACGCAGGTGAAAAGCCAGCGGGGAACTCCCTGCCAGACCAGGAAGCAAAacctgccctcctgcctgcgACAAGCTGGTGGGCATCGCCGCCTGGCTCTGTGCCCCAGGAATTTCGCTTCTCCAAGTTATCCCTGCAGCGATGCTGGGCTGGACCACGAGGCTGCAGGCACTTAGCGCAAGGGGACGGATGCTTGCAAGGGGATGGGTGCATGGCTGCATCCATCCCTGGTGAGCTCTGCATTTGGGGAGCCCAGCTCGTTGGCCCACAGGGGCACAGGGTGGTTTAATGCACCATGCGACGGCCTGAGAAACGcatgcagcagcagagatgaacGGGGATGCTCCACTCCAGCGCAGCAAGGAGAACAGACGGGATGAGGGGATACTGTTGGGGGCAGTACGCTTGGTTTCCTCCATCCCCCAGCACCAATGGGAGCAGCACCAGGCACACAGCCAGGTGCAATTTCACTGGCATCCCTGTCGCATTAAATTTATGCTTGCATGCTTCTTCCCTTGCTGCCAATTCAGCAAACTCAGCCCAAAATCTGCCTTGTCACCACGGAAATGTGGGGCGGTGCTGGAAGCAGGGAGCGGTACCGCGGTGCCCGATGGCTGACGCGGACATGGGGGAAGAGGCCCCGGAAACCAGACCcgtcccagctctccccagccaccCTGGCTCACCGGTCCTGCCAGATTTTCACATGGCCACCAAAGCGTTGCCACACCGGGTGCCTGGCCATGGGagaggtgctggggctgcccctcGGCCACCTGAAACACGGCCCCACTCGCAAGCACCCTGCACATCTGCTGCTCAGAGAGGTATCGTCTCCAGGAGCAGATGCTGCTCTGGAATGATGCAGGAACGATGCTGCAGCAAACCTCTCCAGGGGGGAAACATAGGTGCCAAAACACTTTTTGGTCTAAACTGGCAGTCCCAGAGGATGCATGGGAGAAATGCATAAAGGGGGCAGGGGTAAAAGGGAACATGCCCAAAAAAAACAGTCACGGAAAGAGGGTTTGCATATGCACGCTAAAAGCTGAGCATATCAGTAGCCTTTTCAACAGGTTGTTTGCTAAAGAGAAGCACCTCGGTGAAGCCAAGCTGCGCAGGACCCGGGTTGCAGCCCACGCTTTAGGAGGAGATTTGGTGACGCTGGTGATAAGCTGGTGCCAGGCAGGGGGACGGCTGCTTGGCCTTAATGGTCTCCTTCGGCAGGAGCcgggctggggatgctgctgctctgggtcATCTTCCAGCAGCGGGGCAGGGATGTGCCCCGGCTGGGCAAGGGAAAAGCTGTAGGATGGCAGCCGCTCCTCTGTGTCAGcctccccccacacccccgAAATCTCACTCTTGGGCAGAAAGGGGGTGTTGAAATACCCCGGCAGCATGAGCCTCGCAGGGCTGGGTGCCGCACAGCCCACCTGTGGAAAAGCAAGAGCCCAGCCCAAAAATCACCCCTGCTCAGGGCAGTGTGTAAGAGgcagctttcagaaaataagGGGAAAGGGACCCAAAAACATCACAGTAAAATTGCAAAAGTGATTAGCCACAACCATTGTGTATTCAAGGGCTGGGAAATGGGAGGTCTGGAGGCACGCTATAAATACCCCAGCTACAGAAATAGACATCACTGCAGTGCTTGTGGGCAGCGAGCAGCGGTGGCACAACTCCGAGGGAGCCCGAAAAGCAGGACCAGGGCTGAGCCCCTTCCGCAGAGCGCAGCCATGGCCGAGGCCAGGCCTGGGCGGCCGTGAGCCGCCTGTGCGGCGCCGGCTGGGAAATGCAGTCTGGCCCAAGCATGACGCCAACCCACCCAGCTGCCTACAAATCCCAGCACGCCGGGGAGCGGAGCTGCACCCCAGCCTGGCTCCCGCCTGCTTCCTGCCAGCGCGGGGAGGGGGAAATATAAACGGCAGCATCTTGGGCAAAGTTTAGATGCTGCCACTGGACAGGCTGCACCAGGGAGCAGAGGCGCTTGCGGTGAGTTTGGGCTTTTCTCTCTAGCAAAATCCTGGCTGCGTGCGGTGGGGTGATAGCTGCTCTGTGCTACGTGGCTGTAGGATGAGCTGCGGGGACCAGGCAGCATCCGCCTGAAACGCTTTCCTGCATGTCTGGTATTGTGTGCATGGGGGGTGCTCGCAGCGGaggtgtgtgcgtgtgtgtgtatatatatctgtatGTAAACCACACTGCAGTTATTAGGGGCTGGTAGATGGAAAGGAGAAGTCAGGGTCGGTTTGCAGCACTTGGAAGGACAGAGCAGAAATCAGAGGTGTTATCCTCCCTCTGGGAAGGACTGCTCAGCTCCGTTGACCTCCTCTcgtttcattttcagaaaagtgctCGGCTGAAATTCGGTCAGAGGAAAGCTTCTCGCTGCACAGCAGACAAGGGCTGGTGGTTGCCaccctctgccctgctctgtgGGAGGAAACCCCTTCCCAGCAGGGGTTATGGGGGGAAGAAGCAGAGGGATGCTCAGCATCTCCTGGTTTTCCAGGCACGCCCtggctgggggagcagccctgccagctgggcttTCCACCCCGGGGGCAGTCGGGGAGTACGCATGCAAACATTGAACCCCCATGGCAAGGCTCCGGCTCTTGGGGCTGGCATCGGCTGAGTGCATTTCCTACCAGCCCAGGCAACACTTTGCACAGCCcctgaataataaaaatgaattcaaGAAAATGGGGCAAAAGAAAGGTCTCCCTGGAGACACTGACTTCCCCTTTACACTGCATGCTGGCTTTGGTCTATGCTTGCACAGCCCCCCAACCCAGTAATCAGGTAGGGCATGAACTggtaaattaaattttaagcCCCCTGCCATTCCCAGCACATCTGTACAGAGAGATCAttgctgcctctgctctccaGAGAAACCCCACAGCATACTTGTAGGAGCTGCTGGGTGGAAACAACCCCCATGGGATGCCCCTCGGTGGGAATGGGAACAGTTCCCATCCCACACGCTGAATCCTAGAAGTCCACTTCTAACACTGACCAGCACATAGAAATGAAGTGTACAGCGTGGCAGTTACAGAAACCACAGGACCTGGatgtacaaaaataaatgtgatttcTTATTCAGCTGCTAGGCACAGGCAGACCATGTAACCCCTCATGACTTccatctgccagccctgggTTAGCACAGCCCGCACAGagacctttagtgtaggagctgGCTCAGAGGGCTGCGGAGGAGCAGACCAGCCCCATCAGCAGGATCCCATCCTGCACCCAAGCCCTCACCACACATCTCTACTTACTCAGGCCTTTTGCAGCTGCAAATGAGCGGCTCACACAGTGAAGTTGCTTATTTGTGGATACAAATTCACCATTCAGACAAAAAAAGTAGCAAGAAAGGCAATAAGGATGTGAACTAGAAGCCTACCCATAAGATTGACCTATTTTGGCTTTTTAGCTCTAATCAATCTGCGAGCCTTGTTACGGTGCGTAAAGACAGACTTATTTTGCTGGGAAGAGCTTCACAACCGCTTTGAGCAGTTCCCCCTGGAGAAAAATACtctttggagaggaaaaaaaaaagtggtgatCTGTGATTAAAAGCCACTTCATATTTAATTGCAACTATCAGGCCAGGCTTTCTCAGAGCAGAACTGTTGTCAGCAGAAGCAGGTTCACTTGGGCTGGGatgtcccctttctttcccactCTTCCCCCTCTCTAGATTGGCTGTATTATAATGCACTGTTTAATTgtatattttctctttgaggCTGAAAGTTGAAGATGGCAGAGCCTGAAAGCACAGTCATAAACACCGATGTGAAACAGGTAAAAGGTTGTTCGTTACAAAACATGCATCCTGTATGTCTAAAGCAAATTTTGAAATGCCACCGCAGGAGAGGACATACCACAACCCAGAGTGGTGGTGGCTTGAATTGTTTGTGCCTAGGTTTCAGCAGAAGTGGCCTGGCACAGGACTGCTGGGCACCTGGTCCCAGTGAGATCTGTGTGATTTCCACATGGGAAGAGGTTGCAGGACTGAACCCCCAGTTACATGGATAGGATGGGTGCATTTGTTCACACTTAGATTTTGGAGCAGCcatggaaaaaacagcagcttCTGTACATCTATAGAGACTTTATTAGACTCTCCAGAACAGACATAAACAAAAGGGTAAAACCACCAGTACAAGCAGAGAAACCCAGCAGTGCCCAGCTCAGCACAAACAGGCGACTATGGCTGTGTTGTGCCCACAAACACCAAAAATTATGAAGCAATCCCCGCTGGTGTGAGCTGTCCTCAGAGCACATGGCACTTACCGGACAGGTTAGGGTTTCACAACTGCCTGCCCCATCCTTGGTGGCCTGAAGATGAAGATTGGGCTTGGTACCTCTTCTCCAAAGGCCCTCTGGCATCAGGAACCATGACGCATGGGTGATGCCTCCaacacccaacaccaccaccctGGCTGGTGGAGCCCTGGGTCCCCCTGCTCGCTCCACCTCCTCAAGTTCCTTCTTTGCTGTCCCCCAACCCCTctttcctccctgtcctccagaAAGACCCCAGTGAGGCACTTGTCATTGCGGTGACCACCAGAGCTATCTTCAACCTGGAGGAGGAGCACAAGCTCTACCTGGAGAAGGGCAAGGAGGAGTACACAAGGCACCAGCAGGCCAACCAGGACAAGCCCCTGCCACCGGGCACGGCCTTTGCCTTCATCCAGGTGAGCCCCacgcctggccagaggcacAAGCAGACACTCATAGGATGGGGTGAAAGCTCAGCTTTCCCAGCTTTAGGTCTCAACTCCCATCATGGGGTGCAAATATGCCTGGCCTGGCCTCTTGCAGGGCATTGAGACCTGTGCTCCTCACCAGTCCCACATGTCTACCTCCCTGCTGGTGGGGTatcctgctccctgccctcctagCAATGTCTTTTGCAGGATGGTTGCTCTGTCTGGCTCTCCACAACACACTAGCCTTGCCATAGCTGACAGATGCAGCACAAACCACTAACCTTAACCGCAAAAGAGCCCCGGCAAAGCCATTGCAGTCACACCCCTCCAAGAGAGTCTCATCTCCTTGCAGGCAGCACAGTATGTGAACAAGAAGATCCTGGAGAGCAACCCGGCAGAGAAGGACCTCTTTGACATCCTGGTGCTCTCCAACAACAGCCCAGAGAGCGGCGTGCGCATCGTCAAGAGCGCCAAGCACTACGGTAAGGGGTACCCCATCCCCGGGGATGTCTGCTTCCCCCTGGGAGGCTGAGAAGCAGATAAGGCATCACAGTGGAGCATCAGTGGCAAATACAGAGCCAGGGGACACAAGGGGAAAGGGTTATTTTGGAAACAAGCCCAAttcctgccagccccatgcagCTTGCCCAGGGTGCCGGAGCACACCCAGGCTACAGGCTCCttggcagagcccagctccctTCGGCCGTATCCTTTGCACCAGGGGGTCTGGCAGCATTTCACACAGCCTGGGCATCCTCAGGCAGCTACTAAAGAAACAGAGCTCTTAAGAAAAACTAAATCCCACAGTGATGTCAGGAAGGCTCATTTAAGAGAGGGATGAAGGGAATATTTGACTGCACTCTGCAGCTTTGTAGGACAACGGGGCAAGAAGATGCAGCAAGAATAGGGGCAGGGTCCCCACACAGCACTGGGAAATTAATTGCCCTGAGCTCTGCAGCAAAGCACGCCGAGAccctgggaggggagggggggctgtGAGGAAGATGTTGGCCCATAACAGACTTTGCTCACATCCCCTGACCTGAAGGCCTGGAGATCTCCAAGTTCTGCTTTGTCAGCGATGAGGACTCCACGCAGTACCTGAAGTCCCACGGGGTCAAACTCTTCCTCTCGGCTGACAGGACAGATGTCTGCAATGCCCTCCGGAGAGGTGTGTTCTCCCCTCCGTCCCACGTCCCCAAACCCACCACACTTTCCCCAAGCAGCCCAGAACCAAGAGGCAATGCCAGAGCCCGTACTCTCACAAGGGTAAGGGGGTGAATGGCATGTTGATTACCAGTATGGTGCTGAACAGTTCAGTCTCCTCTTCTGTCCTCACCAGTGGCCTGCAAACACACCAGGGTTTCTCAGATGCCTTCACAAGTCGCCAAGTGCTTTATGCATAATTCTGGCCGTAGCTCTGCCATGGGCTGGTCACTCCCTGCCTGACATTGAAGCCTTTCTAACCAAGGATGCTGCCCGTTGCTGCTCCCTGGATCAATGAGAGTGCCTCAGCAATTCCAAGGGCTTTCTGAGGATGCTATAGAAATTTGCTTTCTTGGTGCATGCAGAGTTACCATGCTTTCCGTGATAGATGTAAGCACATGCTTGACCTGGATCGGAGGGAGTGCAGTCTTTCCAACAGCTCTAATGGGGTTAATCACCTCCTTATTAATTTGCTTGGGTATGAGCCCATCAGCTGGCCAAGGTCCTTCAAGGTCAGGAGCAAGCCATCTGCAGCCTGGGCTTTCCTTCGCTACACAGCACATTCCTGGAGCCTCCTTGAAGAGTATCATTGCTCTGACAAGTGTCCCTCATCCGGGGGCCTCAGTCCATGGATGAaggtgggcagggagcagcctggaggaagaGACCTGTAATTAAGCCAATTACCCCAATCAAGTGGAGGTGCCAGTCCCTGTTAGTCACAGCAGAGTGCTAAATCTGGGCATTAAAGCCAGGCTTGGCAGGGTGAGGAAGCACCAGGAGGAGGGCTGCTCATGCCTACACAGCCACCCGTCATCTCTTAGCAGACCAAGTATCTCTCCAGACACCAGTCTCTGGGCAGCAGGGCTTTCTTGTCCATCCCCATGGGTAGATAACACAGCCCTAGAAAGCCTGGGCTGACCCCCCAGAAAGACCCCTGCCTTGGAGACCCCAACATTTGCGGTGTGGGATGGGGCCGCGGCAGATGTGCGGGGGGGGCGAGCTGGCCATGCACGAGCTGCCCCCAGGATGGGGGTGTGCCTCCTGAGCCCCACCTTGCTCTGTCTCGCAGGGGTCTCGGCAGCGCTTATCTTCCAGCAAGAGGTGCaggcccccagcaccccgctcCGCGTGGTGTTCGATGGGGATGCCGTGCTCTTCTCCAACGAGACGGACCAGGTCTTCCAGaggaaggggctggagggggcagtGCAGTACGAGCGGGCAATGGAGGCCGTGCCCATGGGAGAGGTGAGCAAGGCACCCCACTTCAATGGGCATCCCCAGGCTCTACACCCATCTCTCCCACTAGGGCTTTGCCACGAGTAGCTGAAAAAGCACAAATCCTTACAGGTTCCCTTTGTATCCACCACTCTGTCCCAGGTGTGGGCCTGATCTGGAGTCCTACTGGGGACGGACCTGGCCCAATGTTTCCTATAAGTGAGCATCAGCTCCAGGGTTGTGGTTACCTCCACTTCACCTTTTGTAGGCTGGTACCTCTTGCTGTGCAAGTCCCTGCAGGACTCAGATCCAGAGGCACTGCTCACTGGGATGTACCTTCCTGGTCACTTTGGGATTTGTATGAGCACCACAATGCTCACCGTCCTCCCAAGCACCCCAGTGCACAGCACTGGTCCCAGCACTGCCCAATCCTGCACCCCAGAGGCATCCTTATTCTCTGCAGAGCCCTGAGAGACCCTGGAAGAGGAACAAGTGGTTTGTACAAGCAGAGTAGATGTCTCCTTATTTCCCCCCCACTCCCAATTATCTTCCTGTGCTTCCAGGGTCCCCTGAAGGCTTTTGCCATGCACCTTGGGAAGATCCGCAAGAAGTTCAGCCCAGAACAATCCCCCATCCGCACCTACCTGGTGACCGCCCGCAGTGGCCGGGACATGGGCATCCGAGCCATCAAGACGCTCCGGGAGTGGGGTCTGGCCATCGACGAGGCTTTCTTCATGGATGGGGCTCCCAAGGGGCCCATCCTCGCCCAGATCCAGCCCCACATTTTCTTTGACGATGGCCTTCATAACATCCAGGGTGCTCGAGATGTGGGCGTACCCTCTGCCTGGGTCCCTTCCTGCTGCTGATGGGCTGCAGGCCAGCAGTCCTCCCTCCCGGCAGCACGGGGGACTGGGCCACTTGAAGGCAAACCTTCTGGTGGAAAAGGAAGGGTTTCCTAACCCACAGCAAGAAAACCTCAGGGAAATGGGGCAAGAGCATTGCATGAAAGCACAGACTACCAGGCAAGACTTGGTACTTATTTCTGCTCCTGATATGAGGTCATTTAGGTCTTACAACAAAGCCAAAAGATGAAACTGCTCCAGGAAGGAAGGACACCCTTACTGTGACACTAAGACCACCACCTACCTGCCCTGTAGGAGCTGGAgacttttctcttctgcaaagaaacaaatgaagcTATTACCCCACACAGGAGCTAAAGGAAGCATGAAACCAAGCACTAAAAGGGCTAACTTTAGCTACACTCAGTCTCCAAGATTTACTCCCAGGACCGCTGCCCAAAGGAAGCCCTCAAGACCCTGCCTCACCAGACACACTCAGCTTGATTTCCTGGGGAGGCTGATGTGTTAGCCAGTCCTTCAAGCAGCTCCAGCCAAACTCAGCAGAGGGAGAAAGACTTCAAAGCCATAAAGGACCTACAAGCTTTTTAGAAACAGGTGATCAGGTTGAAGAAAGCAagccccagctgtgcccctATACAGAAGAGAGTATAGCACAAGTCACCTTTCCTTAGGCATGCAGGCTGCTCACAGGGTGCCATTAGGAGACCCAAACCTGTAGGACACTGAAGCTGCAGGACATAAGCCAGGGACAAGACTGCAACCCAGGTCTGAGGTCTatgcaggaggcagagctgccacATAGCTCTGATGTCCCTCCAGGAGAGGGCACTGGAGATGGCCTGCCTACAGCACAAGCCACGCAGGGGCTAGGGCTGCAGACCAGCACCCCATGGACTAGGGCAGGATTGGGTGCCCAGGCCTGAGCTTAAATGAGTCCGCAGGGCTGTGGGCGGAGGGCAtgggtggggggtcccaggtGCAGCTGCTTGGCTCAGACGGGGTTGGTGGGTGCGCTCAGGACCCTGCCCGGCACCGAGCCACCCCCCATGCAGGGATGCCTCTCCTCCAGCAATTTGGACTCTGCT is a window encoding:
- the LOC104257504 gene encoding cytosolic 5'-nucleotidase 1A, which gives rise to MAEPESTVINTDVKQKDPSEALVIAVTTRAIFNLEEEHKLYLEKGKEEYTRHQQANQDKPLPPGTAFAFIQAAQYVNKKILESNPAEKDLFDILVLSNNSPESGVRIVKSAKHYGLEISKFCFVSDEDSTQYLKSHGVKLFLSADRTDVCNALRRGVSAALIFQQEVQAPSTPLRVVFDGDAVLFSNETDQVFQRKGLEGAVQYERAMEAVPMGEGPLKAFAMHLGKIRKKFSPEQSPIRTYLVTARSGRDMGIRAIKTLREWGLAIDEAFFMDGAPKGPILAQIQPHIFFDDGLHNIQGARDVGVPSAWVPSCC